Proteins from a genomic interval of Acomys russatus chromosome 19, mAcoRus1.1, whole genome shotgun sequence:
- the LOC127203362 gene encoding LOW QUALITY PROTEIN: mucin-3B-like (The sequence of the model RefSeq protein was modified relative to this genomic sequence to represent the inferred CDS: inserted 2 bases in 2 codons; deleted 1 base in 1 codon; substituted 3 bases at 3 genomic stop codons), giving the protein MSSMGDTVPWDTMTDFTSSHGASSVSVTHTNFIPSYPTTKNTDPFPKESHPTTSGLVTTGNTLDTSIPVTASFSSSIVTDGSGTPQTDSVSLTPTRTHTFHATAESVSTELPPLTSAVTGVGQTPFSTHDVEFTGDATMNPTTDLPTQSLLTETITTLPATSSVAPADVWLSEVSSISSPMSTSVLTSPTSRILPSAPAPNTQSLTAPLSTLRTILPVTDAKSTASSPVNSPSFPSNTVGHPTSDTTSPTTLTHTLTPDTSVVPSWTSWPTSETAGTAITHLVTTPTLSSSHRTPSLTTSDSYSTHRTATAATSSHPNTLGTIETLISITPSSPSAGISTNAATDLPSSSTGNSGSSVMTVTTPTHADSTMSTTHASITPSSLFVNSTEITTLVSIPHTTTPSLAADFTNTGHTQTHSLATSVPATATLSTSMADVSFGNTKTESHVSSHTLRSADEYQGTDFIHFALSSVSTPSMQLVTTDVTHTAPLSTLESAPPTTDASSTGTSQAISFSSLTNAMTVLTSEIPPPSSITDTLAPATSLMSTWPLLPTSEAARTSATPLVTTATQTPSPATPSLTPSSIYPTDMISTAPTTSDVKDTVTPVVQASPTMDTSTIPATALTTSSTSNTVPLVTAVITPTHTTLLPSFSSPQNLETAPFITSTCATSISASSSGTIRTGSVPSAPTFSHSLNTPAESTPTPMTTNTFTTTASTEPPTTASVTRTHLVTMATRLPSHSTPSLTSLNGYPTGSVSTTAISLPPATSGTLESLTPTIPPSHSSALPAISDTAALTSSSVGSPEPLTTVSDISTHVVPSMSPADFISSYPTSGNTETTRVNTPHTTTGSVTAILLTESTPTLTTTLAAPTSTEPPPSTSAVTGTDQSPFPTLAATPTGKVTVDPATGHPTESLTMDITATSPITSSVTATGTLTYGISASSSHVTSNMWTSRTSGALPSLSFSSSQADATGTVYSTPLPTLVTSVPGTNEKPTATSQVTFLSPSTTNSMPDSTATSVSVTDTSTLILTPTQPSSLISGTTMTATTDLITTVTWSPPGISTTSSNSNSHSMDTDSTSTTTISSRPTTSPSHVPSTSTGRSTLETLTSISTLLTTPTSSGEPRTDSFTRGSTSTNAMVTAFGTLVSSTPTVIMSSPLSFPTTSPVLSTTIKSPSTFFLSSSTEDRISSGMTSFPPPSTTRTSPTVSSLITARTESTPFSYVSLPSTTPCPETITITIVPTSPLTPCIDIHPSTEVPSAPITPFSVIPSVTKLVTLSSSTSEGPFLPTYINTSSMTPGTEPSGVTTDASSSVDTRTIDTESALTSASMSTRGNWLSATSSVTPNMPGSIGVPSTPPNEQQPSITTASSKVTYPIPSTTKTPETSVVTMKPPTTLTXPRSRSTSTTTQTTMPASLTTTPGVCDNGGTWGQDHCICVPGFSGDHCQFLDNRCQNGGTWDGTKCLCPXTFYGSLCEFPVEQLEIGTVETEVGMEVSVDQEFSPDLEDNTSKAYRDFSNASQGQMRKIYQNVQSFQGVEILSLRSGSIVVEYLVLLKLLFSPQLKKEFEKAKMTLKEELQGASQDGDSCQDNQTLCFKPDSIKVNSDTGKELTPEAICHXTAPKGFEEFYFPLVELNRLLCITNCTXCQCFLQKSGPACWCFSTDTHWFSGPRCEVAIHWRVLVGGLVGAATLLLLLLVVLSVWAVGGGGWVGGEESPDIALCPTLXLPELSPRSCTQGRKWFEIWDEDMVGTFSNTGFQDAPTDNNENSRVSLEKEDTDKRVHMQRPEVASSSSSS; this is encoded by the exons ATGTCGTCTATGGGTGACACTGTCCCATGGGACACCATGACAGACTTCACCTCAAGCCACGGAGCTTCCAGCGTGTCAGTGACACACACCAATTTCATCCCATCTTACCCCACGACAAAGAACACTGATCCGTTTCCTAAGGAATCTCATCCCACTACTTCCGGTCTGGTGACTACTGGGAACACACTCGATACAAGCATTCCAGTGacagcttctttctcctcctccatcgTCACTGACGGCTCTGGGACCCCACAGACGGACAGTGTGTCATTGACTCCAACCAGAACCCATACCTTCCACGCCACAGCTGAGTCCGTATCTACAGAGCTGCCTCCTCTTACTTCAGCAGTGACTGGGGTAGGTCAGACCCCCTTCTCCACCCATGATGTTGAATTCACTGGAGACGCCACCATGAACCCCACCACAGACCTTCCTACACAATCTCTCCTTACAGAAACCATCACGACTCTTCCGGCCACTTCCTCAGTTGCCCCTGCAGACGTGTGGCTTTCTGAGGTATCCAGCATCTCCTCTCCCATGAGTACCAGTGTGCTGACATCACCCACAAGTAGGATTCTTCCCTCTGCACCTGCACCAAACACGCAATCTCTCACTGCCCCTTTATCTACATTAAGGACCATACTTCCAGTCACCGATGCCAAGTCTACAGCATCGTCTCCAGTCAACTCCCCCAGCTTTCCAAGTAACACTGTTGGACATCCCACATCAGATACCACCTCTCCTACAACCCTTACACATACACTGACCCCTGACACCTCTGTCGTACCCTCCTGGACCTCTTGGCCTACTTCAGAAACAGCCGGAACCGCTATCACACATTTGGTCACCACACCCACCCTGTCATCTTCTCACAGGACCCCTAGCCTTACAACCTCAGACAGTTACTCTACTCACAGAACAGCCACAGCTGCAACCTCCTCACATCCCAACACCCTTGGTACTATAGAGACGCTCATCTCTATAACCCCATCGTCTCCTAGTGCAGGCATCTCCACGAATGCAGCCACAGATCTCCCTTCCTCATCTACAGGCAATAGTGGTTCATCAGTTATGACAGTCACCACCCCAACCCATGCAGATTCAACTATGTCCACAACACATGCCAGTATCACCCCATCTTCCCTTTTTGTCAATAGCACAGAAATAACAACACTGGTGAGTATACCCCATACCACCACCCCAAGTCTAGCAGCTGATTTTACAAACACTGGACACACCCAAACGCATTCTCTTGCTACCAGTGTTCCTGCCACAGCTACACTCTCTACCTCAATGGCTGATGTCAGTTTTGggaacacaaagacagaaa GTCACGTCTCCAGTCACACCCTCAGATCCGCTGATGAGTACCAAGGCACTGACTTCATCCACTTTGCTTTGTCCTCTGTGTCTACCCCAAGCATGCAGCTAGTCACTACTGACGTCACCCACACTGCCCCATTATCCACCTTGGAGAGCGCACCCCCGACTACCGATGCCTCGTCTACGGGTACATCTCAAGCCATCTCATTCAGCTCTTTAACGAATGCCATGACAGTGTTGACATCAGAgatcccccctccttcctccatcacaGACACACTGGCTCCTGCCACTTCCCTCATGTCCACTTGGCCCTTACTGCCCACCTCAGAAGCAGCCAGGACTTCTGCCACACCTTTAGTCACCACAGCCACCCAGACCCCATCCCCTGCCACTCCCAGCCTCACACCCTCCAGCATCTACCCCACAGACATGATCTCCACAGCTCCTACCACTTCTGATGTGAAGGACACAGTTACACCTGTAGTCCAGGCTTCACCCACTATGGACACCTCTACCATTCCAGCTACGGCTCTCACCACGTCTTCTACAAGCAACACTGTCCCACTGGTCACAGCAGTCatcaccccaacacacaccactCTCCTCCCATCTTTTTCAAGCccacagaacttggaaacagcacCGTTTATCACGTCAACTTGTGCCACCTCCATTTCTGCCAGCAGTTCTGGAACCATCCGGACAGGAAGCGTGCCCTCAGCTCCAACCTTTTCCCATTCTCTCAACACACCAGCTGAATCCACACCAACACCCATGACCACCAACACATTTACAACAACCGCATCCACAGAACCGCCTACTACTGCATCCGTGACAAGAACACACTTGGTCACCATGGCCACCCGGCTCCCCTCTCACAGCACTCCCAGCCTCACCTCCTTAAACGGCTACCCGACTGGTAGCGTGTCCACAACTGCCATCTCTTTACCTCCTGCCACTTCAGGGACCCTGGAGAGCCTCACGCCCACAATTCCACCTTCGCATAGCTCGGCCCTCCCCGCCATCTCAGACACAGCGGCTCTCACCTCCTCATCTGTGGGCAGCCCTGAGCCTTTGACCACGGTGTCAGATATTTCAACTCACGTAGTTCCTAGCATGTCACCAGCTGATTTCATCTCATCTTACCCCACCAGCGGGAACACTGAAACTACACGTGTcaacacaccccacaccaccacaggcAGCGTGACAGCTATTCTCTTAA CTGAGTCCACACCAACACTCACCACCACACTCGCAGCCCCCACGTCGACAGAGCCACCTCCTTCTACATCAGCAGTGACTGGGACAGATCagtcccccttccccaccctagCTGCCACACCCACTGGAAAAGTCACAGTGGATCCTGCCACAGGCCACCCTACGGAATCACTCACGATGGACATAACTGCGACCTCCCCCATCACGTCTTCAGTCACTGCCACAGGCACACTCACGTATGGCATATCCGCAAGCTCTTCCCACGTGACCTCCAACATGTGGACCTCACGCACGAGTGGGGCTCTaccctctctgtccttctcaAGTTCACAAGCAGATGCCACTGGCACCGTGTACAGCACCCCATTGCCTACCTTGGTGACCTCAGTCCCAGGCACTAATGAGAAGCCTACAGCTACCTCTCAGGTCACCTTCCTTAGTCCTTCTACCACAAACTCCATGCCAGACAGCActgctacttcagtctctgtcACCGATACATCTACACTCATCCTGACCCCAACCCAACCATCCTCACTCATCTCAGGCACAACTATGACTGCTACCACAGACTTGATCACCACAGTCACCTGGAGTCCCCCTGGAATCTCTACTACCTCCTCCAATTCAAACAGCCACTCCATGGACACTGACAGCACGTCTACCACTACCATCTCCTCACGCCCTACCACTTCTC CATCCCATGTCCCTAGTACAAGCACTGGTCGGTCCACTCTTGAGACGCTGACATCCATCTCCACTTTGCTAACTACCCCTACCTCATCAGGTGAACCCAGAACAGATTCTTTCACCAGGGGAAGTACTTCTACAAACGCAATGGTGACTGCTTTTGGTACCTTGGTCTCGTCAACACCCACAGTAATAATGTCTTCTCCTTTGTCTTTCCCTACCACGAGTCCAGTGCTGAGCACTACAATTAAATCTCCTTCTACCTTCTTCCTTAGCTCTAGTACAGAAGATAGAATCTCCTCTGGAATGacatcctttcctcctccttcaacGACCAGAACTTCTCCAACCGTCTCATCACTCATCACCGCTCGTACTGAATCCACCCCTTTCTCTTATGTCTCTCTTCCTTCCACGACACCCTGTCCAGAAACCATCACCATCACAATAGTTCCCACCTCTCCCTTGACACCGTGTATTGACATCCATCCCAGTACTGAAGTGCCATCTGCTCCCATCACCCCATTCTCGGTCATTCCCTCTGTCACCAAATTGGTGACCCTTTCCAGTTCTACCAGTGAAGGACCATTTCTCCCTACATATATAAACACTTCTTCCATGACACCAGGAACGGAACCCTCCGGTGTCACCACTGATGCTTCTAGCTCAGTGGACACTAGGACGATAGATACAGAGTCGGCCTTGACTAGCGCCTCAATGTCCACCAGGGGCAATTGGTTGAGTGCCACCTCTAGCGTCACCCCAAATATGCCTGGCTCCATTGGCGTTCCTTCAACCCCCCCAAACGAGCAACAGCCTTCT ATTACCACAGCTTCAAGCAAGGTGACATACCCCATTCCATCTACCACAAAGACACCAGAGACATCAGTGGTCACTATGAAGCCTCCTACAACCCTTACATGACCACGGTCAAGATCAACTTCAACCACCACTCAGACGACTATGCCAGCAAGCTTGACCACCACCCCAG GTGTTTGTGACAATGGCGGCACCTGGGGACAGGACCACTGCATTTGCGTTCCTGGTTTCTCTGGAGACCACTGTCAATTTCTGGATAACAGATGCCAGAATGGGGGCACCTGGGATGGCACCAAGTGTCTCTGCC ATACCTTCTATGGGTCTCTCTGTGAGTTTCCGGTGGAGCAGTTAGAAATAG GCACAGTGGAGACTGAAGTGGGCATGGAGGTATCTGTGGACCAGGAATTCTCACCAGATCTCGAAGACAACACTTCCAAAGCCTACAGAGATTTCAGCAACGCCTCCCAGGGTCAG ATGCGCAAGATTTACCAGAATGTTCAAAGTTTCCAGGGCGTGGAGATCCTGTCCTTGAG GAGCGGCAGCATTGTGGTGGAGTACCTGGTCCTGCTAAAGCTGCTCTTCAGTCCCCAGCTGAAGAAGGAGTTTGAGAAGGCGAAGATGACGCTGAAGGAGGAGCTTCAGGGTGCCAGTCAAGATGGTGACAGCTGTCAGGACAACCAGA CCCTGTGCTTTAAGCCTGACTCCATCAAGGTGAACAGTGACACTGGGAAAGAGCTGACCCCAGAAG CCATCTGTCACTGAACTGCCCCCAAGGGCTTTGAGGAATTCTACTTTCCTTTGGTGGAGTTGAACAGGCTCCTCTGCATCACCAATTGCA CCTGTCAGTGTTTTCTGCAGAAGAGTGGTCCAGCTTGTTG GTGCTTCTCCACGGACACACACTGGTTCTCAGGCCCACGCTGTGAGGTGGCCATTCACTGGAGGGTGCTGGTCGGAGGCTTGGTGGGGGCTGCCActctgctgctgttgttactgGTGGTCTTAAGTGTCTGG gcagttggggggggggggtgggtgggtggcgaGGAGTCTCCAGACATTGCACTTTGCCCAACTCTCTGACTTCCTGAGCTGTCGCCTAGGTCCTGTACCCAGGGTAGGAAATGGTTTGAGATCTGGGATGAAGACATGGTGGGGACGTTTTCCAATACGGGCTTCCAGGATGCCCCGACAG ATAATAATGAAAACTCCCGTGTTTCCTTGGAGAAAGAGGACACCGACAAGAGG gtgcacatgcaaagGCCTGAGGTGGcttcgtcgtcatcatcatcctgA